The Biomphalaria glabrata chromosome 7, xgBioGlab47.1, whole genome shotgun sequence region TTCTAAACCAGCTCTTATTTCCATAGACCTATGACGCCAACCACGACAACAGAATCTCCAGGGCTGACTACACCGCTGCCATCGATGAGAACTTCCCCAACGAGACCCATGACCCCCTCATCACCAACGCCTACCGCAACCTCTTCGACGTTCTGGACAACAACAAGAACGGATTCATCGAGCCCAATGACCTGGACGCCGTCTTCCGCAATGCTGACGACAACAACAACGGCGTCGTCACCAGGGCTGAGTTCCATAAGTAAGTAAACAACAAGGCTTTAAACTTAGAGGCTTTTTCGATACGAATTTACTTAAAGACTATATTTCATgtagtagagagagagagagggggggaggcgGGAGGGGAAAGAGAGGCCTTTGTAAGACCTGTTCAACTGTCTCGTTCAGGAGCCATCTTCtgccagttactttcctctattccagtgagtttatatttaaaaaaaccagTTTCGTTTTTTAAGGTTGAGACCCTGGGCAACTCCAAAGTCTTGCACTGACATAATTTCTCCCCTGtatctcaaaataaaatatatagatagtTTATAGATTACTTTTAACACAGAAAAAAAGTACGTACAAATAGTTTTGATACAATATGGGGAAGAAATAATCTATTAGTGACAAGAAAAATTTAGGGACATTGTCTGCTGGTCTGGAGATTTGTATCTTTAGCTATCGGGGGGTGGGGTGTGTGAATTCTTGTTGGTGAATTCTTGTTGGCTGGAAGGAGATTGCTTACTTTTTGGTAAATGGGGTATTTTTTATATGTAGACTTGTTTTTCACAGTAGAGGGAACATATAACTCACAAGAATTAAATTGACTAATAATTGATtggttgattgattgattgattgatatatTGGAATaactaatgcttttttttatcaacagaTACTTCAATGAGATTTTTATCTTTTTGGTTTTGGGTTGAAGTTCTCTGATCTGTAAagcataaatctttttttttttttttttttaacattctgaATAAAGTGAACGTTGAAATAATGTACcatttcttatcttatgttttttttttaaattgttgttcTGAGGATGCATTGTTTGATATGACTCTTATCGAAGCTTAGTAACGATAAAACTCATGATAAATCATAGAACTTTCGGTGTTGCTCTTTAAACTGATACGCAGGTCTCCGGGGCATCGCCATCGTCACCATCATATGTCCCTTTTGTCATAGGGATGTAGTGACAGATCaagtaaccaaatccctccacgtTTCCCGGACAGCAGATGTTTTTAGCTGGATATCAAGGCCGGTCCATTTCTTTTTTACGTTGTCCAGCTAACTTTTCGTTGGATGACCAATTCTTCCTGATCCCTCCAGTGTACCTTCAAGAATGACTTTtcacagtgagtcatgtcttacaatgaCTGAACCGGTTCACCTCTCGTTTCTTCACAGTAATTAggagttcttcctttttttgCAACAAAGCTTACTAAGGATTCCCAATAGGGCTCTCAATCATAGAACTGTCTGGTGTTATTCTTCAAACAGACATGCAGGTCACTATGGTATCCTAAGTGTATGCAATATGTTAATTAATCTAAACAAAAGGGCACGAGTGGGAATGTTTAGCtcagtaaaattaattaaaaccaaggaaattaaaattaaaaaaaaaaaatgtaacaaggttacaaagatagtttgtgtggaaacacaaactcaaaatcgcccccgaagtgatccacccaggcatgaaaaaaaggcaggtttcaatattttcagaaagaatagcataatgaaattctatcaaaggcagagaataatggagaaagaaggttgacagatcatgtgtggtgtcccaaagggataggtgaaagtg contains the following coding sequences:
- the LOC106079481 gene encoding uncharacterized protein LOC106079481; this translates as MMFLLLALIPALALAQTTADLTVTIDGVFDALDYDFDNEIARDELTKFFQTYDANHDNRISRADYTAAIDENFPNETHDPLITNAYRNLFDVLDNNKNGFIEPNDLDAVFRNADDNNNGVVTRAEFHKYFNEIFIFLVLG